In a genomic window of Mycolicibacterium neoaurum VKM Ac-1815D:
- a CDS encoding 3'-5' exonuclease — translation MANLVIASNSKGMSKLDGSVKNKVYDFFEKLATDDTSPKLHIEPMKGAIDPRVRTGRVDLYWRAVLFRVDDKDSGPTYIYMGTWPHDDAIKLAERATLRVNPINGTLEGLIGESASAEPAKEQAIVPPVPEAALSYLAGVGYTLAELVDGLGINPLLAAQAMEAPDESALLEVASEGLEWEGSALLELATGTAIETIRENHGFAKEPVDKSLDEDQQIIAALERPASKMQFAYIEDNEELRRVIEGGDFAAWRTFLHPEQRKYVESDFSGAFRLSGGAGTGKTVVAIHRARRLARANPDARIVLTTYNATLAQGLKADLKALDPGLRIAEKPGYPGVYVGGIDALGRDVLHRAGDATAVAGERVFGHAIEFGSKRTASDAVWREVAQSVDSGLDAKLATPAFLETEYVAVVLANRVTTLEQYAKVARPGRGVRLSRPQRIAVWKLVDAYRRQSQMDESISFPEVLALSAEALRVRAERDGTHLADHVLVDEAQDLHATHWALLRALVAEGPNDLFIAEDSHQRIYGSPVVLSRFGVKIVGRSRRLTLNYRTTAQNLHFAVSVLSGAEYRDLEQGEESTSEYRSARNGPAPEMIPCSDMTAELETVATKVKAWLADGDVEPESIAVLTRSQDERDRFVRGLGERGVTVRAVDKNAPTPGQPLVMTMHRAKGMEFSRVVLAGADEKHVPSPATLRNVPDEERAEALLRERSLLYVASSRARDALVVTWSGKQSGLLGPSHV, via the coding sequence GTGGCGAATCTGGTCATTGCGTCGAACAGCAAGGGCATGTCCAAGCTGGACGGCTCGGTCAAGAACAAGGTGTACGACTTCTTCGAGAAGCTCGCCACCGACGACACCTCACCCAAGCTGCACATCGAGCCAATGAAAGGGGCCATCGATCCTCGTGTTCGCACTGGACGCGTCGACCTGTATTGGCGGGCAGTGCTGTTCCGCGTCGACGACAAGGACAGCGGACCGACGTACATCTACATGGGGACCTGGCCCCACGACGATGCCATCAAGCTTGCGGAACGGGCCACCCTGCGGGTCAATCCCATCAATGGCACCCTAGAGGGACTGATCGGAGAGTCGGCGTCCGCGGAGCCCGCGAAGGAACAGGCCATCGTGCCACCGGTGCCGGAAGCGGCGCTGTCCTACCTAGCCGGGGTCGGATACACGCTTGCCGAATTGGTCGACGGGTTGGGCATCAACCCGTTGCTCGCAGCCCAGGCGATGGAAGCACCCGACGAGTCGGCGCTGTTGGAGGTCGCGTCGGAAGGGCTCGAATGGGAGGGCAGCGCCCTACTTGAACTCGCCACCGGCACCGCGATTGAGACGATTCGCGAGAACCATGGGTTCGCCAAAGAGCCGGTGGACAAGTCACTCGATGAGGACCAGCAGATCATCGCCGCGCTGGAACGCCCAGCCTCGAAGATGCAGTTCGCGTACATCGAAGACAACGAAGAACTACGCCGAGTCATCGAAGGTGGCGATTTCGCCGCGTGGCGCACGTTCCTGCATCCCGAGCAACGTAAGTACGTCGAGTCGGATTTCTCAGGCGCCTTCCGCCTTTCGGGTGGGGCCGGGACCGGCAAGACTGTTGTCGCGATCCACCGGGCGCGAAGGCTCGCCCGGGCGAACCCAGATGCGCGCATCGTGCTGACGACGTACAACGCCACGCTCGCGCAGGGGCTCAAAGCCGACCTCAAGGCGCTGGACCCCGGCTTGCGTATCGCCGAGAAGCCAGGATACCCCGGCGTCTACGTCGGCGGCATCGATGCCCTCGGCAGAGACGTGCTGCACCGAGCCGGCGATGCCACGGCAGTTGCCGGCGAGCGGGTGTTCGGCCACGCCATCGAGTTCGGTTCCAAGCGAACGGCATCCGACGCGGTCTGGCGGGAGGTTGCTCAGTCCGTCGACTCCGGGCTCGACGCGAAACTCGCAACCCCCGCATTTCTGGAAACCGAATACGTGGCGGTGGTTCTGGCGAATCGCGTCACCACACTGGAACAGTACGCCAAGGTCGCGCGACCCGGCCGCGGCGTGCGACTCAGCCGCCCGCAACGCATCGCCGTCTGGAAGCTTGTCGACGCCTACCGCCGGCAGAGTCAAATGGACGAATCCATCAGCTTCCCGGAAGTCCTCGCACTCTCCGCCGAGGCGCTGCGCGTCCGTGCCGAGCGCGACGGCACCCACCTGGCCGACCACGTCCTCGTCGACGAGGCCCAGGATCTGCACGCCACCCACTGGGCGCTGTTGCGCGCACTGGTAGCCGAGGGCCCCAATGACCTGTTCATCGCCGAGGATTCGCACCAGCGGATCTACGGAAGCCCGGTGGTGTTGAGCCGTTTCGGGGTCAAGATCGTCGGCCGGTCCCGTCGGCTGACGCTGAACTACCGGACCACGGCGCAGAATCTCCACTTCGCGGTGAGTGTGCTCTCCGGTGCGGAGTACCGCGATCTGGAGCAGGGGGAGGAGTCGACCAGCGAGTATCGCTCCGCGCGGAACGGCCCTGCGCCGGAGATGATTCCGTGTTCTGACATGACCGCCGAGCTGGAGACCGTGGCGACGAAGGTCAAGGCCTGGTTGGCAGACGGCGATGTCGAGCCCGAGAGCATCGCTGTGCTCACCCGCAGCCAGGACGAGCGCGATCGTTTCGTCCGCGGGCTCGGAGAGCGCGGCGTCACTGTGCGTGCCGTCGACAAGAACGCTCCGACGCCGGGTCAGCCTCTCGTCATGACGATGCACCGCGCCAAGGGGATGGAGTTCTCCAGGGTCGTTCTTGCCGGGGCGGACGAAAAGCACGTTCCTTCGCCGGCCACTCTGCGCAACGTGCCTGACGAGGAGCGTGCGGAAGCGCTGCTGCGGGAGCGTTCGCTGCTGTACGTCGCGAGCAGCCGAGCGCGGGATGCATTGGTGGTGACGTGGAGTGGGAAGCAGAGTGGTCTGCTGGGACCAAGCCATGTCTGA